TCGTGTACCAGGACGTGGCGCAGGGCTGTCTGGCGGTCACGAGCTACTTCTCCTTCAAAGGTCAGGCCCACACGCCGGCGGCAACGGCGCTGCTGGAGAACCTGTGGACCCATGTGCAGGGCTTGCGCGGCGGAGTAGTGCTGACCAAGCTGGAGCTTGGACCGGCCCTGCCGGGCACCAGCGAGGCTCGTCTCGGTCTACGCAGCAGTCTGGCCGAAACCTCGACCTTCGAGGTCTCGCTTGCAGTTACCGAGGCCGGGCAGGACAAGCCCGAGACCTCAAAGGCGACGGTCACGCTGCCTGCCGGTGGTGTCGTTGAGGTGGGCGTGCCCTACACTCTCACCCGGCGCGGCGAAGCCCAGTTGTCGGTACAGTTGGGCGCGGCCGGGAAGGTGCCTCTGACGCTGACCCGCCGGGTAGTCGTACCGGCGCTGGTGGACTTGCGCCTGCCGGTGCGCCATGCATACCCGTGGCAGACCAAGCTTGCCTGGTCGGCCTCTCTCGCCCCGGATAGCGGTGTGAAGCTATCTGACCTCGCCGCCGAGCTTGTCCTCGACGACAAGACGCTGGCTACCTTCCCCGCGCCCGAAGCGAGTCTGACCGGCGAGGCCGATCTGACCGGAGTGGCCACCGGTGACCACCGGCTCGGACTGCGACTGCGTCGCGGCGAGACGGTGCTGGGCATGGCCGGCCAGACGCTGACCACTCATCCCATGCCGCGGATCTACGTTCGTCCCGCGGACCTCACCACACTGGTCGACGGCAAGCCCTTCTTCCCGCTGGGCTTCTACCATGTCTCCTGGACTTTCTCTGCCGAGGACCGGCTGCAGTTCCTGCAAGAGGTCGCTGCCGCCGGGTACAACACCGTCCACGCCAGTCTGAAGCAGATGGACGAGTGGGACCCCTTCCTCGCGGAGGCCGAGAAGCTGAACGTGATGGTGCTCACGGAGTTCGGTGTGGATCGCACCGCCGCCATTGAGCGCTACCGGGGTCGCAAGCCGATCCTCGCCTGGAACCCTGGTGACGAGCCCGATGGCGCAGGCATCGCCCCGGAAGAGATGCTGGAGCGCCACAACGCCATCAAGTCGGCTGATGCCACAGTGCCGACCTACATGACCCTGTGCGTGCCTTCGGCCTATAAGCGATATGCTGCGATGGCCGAGGTGATTGCCCCGGACCCGTACCCGATCCGCCATGCCTCTGCATCTACACTGCCGGTGTACGCTTCGATCAGTCAGGCCGTCGCGGCGGCAACTCCGCTCGGTCGACCCATCTGGGCGATCCCGCAGGCTTTCGGCTACAAGGACCCCAAGAGTTGGCGCGTCCCGACCTTTGCCGAGGAGCGGAACATGACCTACCTCGCGCTCCTCGCGGGGGCCAAGGGTCTGGTCTACTACGCCTACCGCGACAACGGCTTCAACATGCGCGAGAACCCGGAGCTGTGGGACGGGATGAAGACCCTTCCGGCCGAGATCAAGGCCTTGGAGCCCTTCTTGCTGGAGGGCAATCGCGCGACGCTGGAGACAGGGATGCCGGATCTGATCGCCGGGCACTGGACCACCACCGGCCGCAACGTGATCTGTGTCGCGAACGCCTCCAGCACCGAGACCCGTGAGGTGTCCCTGGCCTTGCCGCAGGACATTACTGGGAAGGCCGTGAACCTGTTCGCTAACCGTCCGGGCGGTCTGGAAGTCCGCGATGGTAAGCTGACGGGCAGAGTGGGACCGCTGGAGGTTCACGTCTACGAGATCAAGTAGGGCCACGGGGCCGAGGCTCGAGGGCTACCCGGTCTGAGCATAAGGAGGATCGGCCATGTACAGGGCTGCGGATCGCACTCTGCTGGTGGTCTGTGTCGGTCTGGCTATGCTGGGCGGTGCAGGCTCTTGTGTCGGCGCCGCGGACTTGCCGCTGCTGGATCTGTCCTCGGACCAGGCCCTGACCCGCCTTACCCCTGGTCAACCGGATCAGGTGTCGGTGGCGCGTGCCGTCGGAGCGCCCGGACTGGTCGTCACCTGTCGCCTCGGTGCCAATGCTTACCCGGGCGTGGTCATCACACCCGAGGCGGCCGTCTGGGACCTGGCTGCCTTCGGGCACGTGGAGGCCCGCGTCGTCAACACGGGGACCATCACCAGCGGGGTGTCCCTGCGGGTGGACAACGAGGGCGACTGGGCGGCGAGCCCCTGGAGTAGCGAGACGCTGTACCTGAAGCCCGGCGAGGCCGGGACGCTCCACGTGCGCTTCGGCTATGCCTGGGGCAAGCCTGGGTTCGCGCTCAACACGGCCAAGATCAACCAGATGCTGCTGTACGTGAGCAAGGCCGACAAGGAGCAGTCCTTCCGTCTGGAGTCGCTCGTTGCCGGTGGCGAACCCGGTGAGAAGCCGCCCGTCGATCCGAACCAGGTGCGCACGCGTCCGGTGGACGGCGTGATCCTGGGCAAGGGCTCGGCGGTCGACGCAAGCACACAGCTTGTGTCTCAGGGCGGCGCACAGGCTACGCTCACCACAGCAGAGGGCGTCCAGTCGCTGTGCATCACCTTCCCGGTTGGCGCAAAGAACGCGGCAGCTCTGCTCAAGCCGTCGCTCGGAAGGTGGAATCTGCGCGACTGGCTCCAGGTCGTGGTGCAGGTGCACAACGAGGGAACAGAGCCGCTCACGGTGCGCGCGCGACTCGAGAACAGCGGTCGCCCGAGTGATTGGGTCACCGCGCCGACGGCTCTCGCTCCAGGGGTAGAGCAGGAGTTGGTGCTGCCCTTCGCTGGTAGCATGGCAGTGTGGGCCGACGGGTCGAAGTCGCCGACGGGTGGTTCTCGCTTCGATAGTGATGCCGCTCGCGGCATCACTATCGCGGCTACGGGTGAGGGTGAAGGGGCATTGCGGGTCAGTTCGATCCGTGCGGTTGTGCCGCCGACTCCCGAACTCCCCGAGTGGCTGGGCAAGCGGCCGCCGGTTCCTGGTGAGTGGACGCAGACCCTCGCCGAAGACTTCGACCGCGCAGCCCTCGATGAGACGCACTGGTCGATCTACTACCCGAACTACTGGGACAAGCGTGCCCACTTCAGCAAGGACAACGTTCTACTCGGTGACGGGCTCTTGCGTCTGCGTTTCGAGAAGAAGCGGGGCCATGCAGAGGACAACGCGGCCAAGCCCGAGACCGACTGGCAGACCGGCTTCCTCACGAGCGTCGGCAAGTGGCGTCAGCGCTACGGGTACTTCGAGTGCCGCCTGAAGCTGCCGACAGCGCCGGGGTTATGGCCGGCCTTCTGGATGATGCCCGACCGCGGCGACGAGGCCGGGAACCAGCGGGAGAGCACCTCCAGCGGCGGTATGGAGTTCGATGTCCTCGAGTACCTCACTCGCTACGGGCCCTATCGGTACAACATCGCCTGGCACTGGGACGGCTACGGCAAGGACCACAAGTCCATCGGGACCGAGCGGATCTACGTGCAGCCGGACCGCGAGGGCTTCATCACCGCCGGCCTGCTCTGGGAACCCGGTCGCCTCACCTTCTACGCCAACGGCACGGCGCTTGCGCAGTGGATCGACGCGCGAGTGGCCAGCGTGCCCGAGTACATCCTCTTCACCGCCGTCAGTGGCGGCTGGGGAGGCAACGACCTCACGGGCGAGGGTCTGCCCGACGACTTCGTCCTCGACTACGTTCGTGCCTGGCAGCGCAGCGACTGGGCAGCAGAGACGCCGAAGTAGCTTCGCCCTGAGGCCTGCAGCCAAAGAAAGGGGCACCCGGTCTGGGTGCCCCTTGTGGTTACTGCGTGGTGTTCGGTCTCGCGCTACTTGTTGTCCCACATGTTCTGTGCGTCACCGTAGTTGTAGGGAGAGCCCCAGACCGCGCTGCAGGCCATGGTCTTCACGTGCCCATCGGCGAAGGCCAGGTTGACCGAGCCGCCGTGTACCCAGGGGTTGATGCGGCGGAAGTAGCCGTAACTGGTCGCACCGCCGGCCTTCAGGCCGTTGTCGGTGAAGTTGCGCACGTAGCTAAGCTCCCAGTCGCAGTGGCCGGAGCGGGTCCACTGGTCAAAGGTCGGAGTGATGGGGTCATTGGCGCCGACGGCAGTCCCGTCTGCCAGCAGGACGGTTCCCGCCGGGGATTCAGTCCGCGCGTCAATCGGCTGGCCGGAGAAGGCGTTGAAGAAGCCGTAGGAGTAGACGCCATCTGTCGAGTTGCTCGGGCAGACATAGACCTGCTTGTTCTTGATGTAGGGCTGCACCGTGTCGCGCCATCGGATGGATCCACCTACGTCCGGACCAGCCGAGGACCAACCGAGCGGGCCTCGTCCGTCGGCGTCCTGAACATACATCGTGATGCCGAGAGCAATCTGCTTGAGGTTGCTCTGGCAGGAGGACATGCGCGCCTTCTCGCGAGCCCTTGCAAACACCGGGAACAGAATGGCTGCAAGGATAGCGATGATGGCGATTACGACCAAGAGCTCGATCAAGGTGAAACCGCGCTTCATGCGACTGTACCTCCATCTCACTAGTATTGGGGCACACAGAAACAAGTCTAAGTATACGGTTCCCGAGGAAGAGCCGTCAACATACGGCCGTGGATGCAGGTCAATCCTGTAGATCATATCAGGACATACAGTCACGGAGCGCCTCCCCACACCCTCCCGCTATCAAGAGGCGACGCAACGGAAAAGGGGCACCCGGTCTGGGTGCCCCTTGTGGTTACTGCGTGGTGTTCGGTCTCGCGCTACTTGTTGTCCCACATGTTCGGTGCGTCACCGTAGTTGTAGGGCGAGCCCCAGACCGCGCTGCAGGCCATCGTCTTCACGTGGCCGTCGCAGAAGCCCAGGTTGACCGAGCCGCCGTGTACCCAGGGGTTGATGCGGCGGAAGTAGCCATAGGAGGTGGCCGAGCCGCCGGCCTTTAGGCCGTTGTCGGTGAAGTTGCGCACGTAGCTGAGTTCCCAGTCGCAGTGACCGGCCCGGGTCCAGTTCTGGAAGTCCGGGGTGATGGGGTCGTTGTAGCCGACCGCGGTCGCGTCTGCCAGCAGGACGGTCCCCGCGATGGATTCCGTGCGAGCGTCGATGGCCTGCCAGGAGAAAGCGTTGAAGAAGCCGTAGGAGTTGGTGCCGTCAGTCTGGTTGCTCGGGCACACGAAGATCTGGGTGTTCTTGATGTACGGGGCCACCGTCTGGCGCCAGCGGATGGAGCCACCCACGTCCGGACCTGCCGAGGACCATCCACCGGGGCCCTTGCTGTCGTAGTCCTGCGCGTACATCAGGATTCCGAGCGTGATCTGTTTGAGGTTGCTCTGGCAGGAGGACATGCGTGCCTTCTCGCGAGCCCTGGCGAAAACAGGGAACAGAATGGCCGCGAGGATGGCGATAATGGCGATCACAACCAAGAGCTCGATCAAGGTGAAACCGCGCTTCATGCAACTCGCCTCCAGAAAACCAGTATAGGTGATATGTAACCCCAGACCATTATAGGAGCTCTGGTTTGGGCCGTCAATCTAAAGCTTTCACAAGACCCTCACCAGATGCCCTCCTTCTACATGCACCACCTCTAGGCAGACACGAAAAGAGGGCGCCCGTCCCGGGTGCCCTCTTTGGTTACGCCACTGTGCCCGTGTGTCGGCTACTTGTTGTCGAAGATGTTGTCGGCATCGCCGTACTGATAGGGCGAGCCCCACACCCGGCTGGCCGCGATGGTCTTGACGTGCCCATCGCAGAAGGCAAGGTTAAGGGAGCCGCCGTGCACCCACGGGTTAATGCGGCGCTTGTAGCCCCATTGGTTCGCCCCGGCGGCCTTGAGGCCGTTGTCGGTGAAGTTGCGCACGTAGCTGAGTTCCCAGTCGCAGGTGCCTGCCCGCGTCCACTGGTCGAAGTTTGGGGTGATGGGATCGTTGTCGCCCACCATGGTGCAGTCGGCGAGAAGGGCGGTCCCCGCAACGGACTCCGTGCGGGAGTCGATTGCCTGTCCCGAGAAGGCGTTGAAGAACCCATAGGAACTGGTGCCGTCGGTCTGGTTACTCGGGCACACGAAGATCTGGGTGTTCTTGAGATAGGGGTCGATCGTGTTGCGCCAACGGATCGAGCCACCGGGAATGGCGTAGTACCCGTAGGGGCCTCTGCTGTCGTAGTCCTGGGCATACATCAGGATGCCCAACGCGAGCTGCTTGAGATTGCTCTGGCACGAGGCCATGCGAGCCTTCTCGCGTGCTCGGGCGAAGACGGGGAAAAGAATGGCTGCGAGGATGGCAATGATGGCAATGACGACCAGCAGCTCAATAAGGGTGAAGCCTCTTCTCATGGTCTCTCTCTCCTCCACAATCGATGTGTGTGGGGTGCTAACCCCTCTGCCTACGGCCATGGGACGAGCTACTCTCCAAAGCTACGGCCTGCGGATCACCTCCCCCTAAGCAAAGGGGCGACACGCTTCACGCGATGTCGCCCCCCGGTGTCGTCTCGTGATATGTGCCCCTGGCGCCTAGAAGTCGCCTGCGTTCGGATCAGCCGGCGGACGCACACCAACACACAGGCTGCTGTATTCGCTCACGCGCCACTGACCGCGCGAGTCCTTGGACAGCTTCAGTGGACGTGCAGTGTCCGCCCCCGAGCTGCGCACGAACATGCGGATCAGCGTGCTGGTCGGAGTGGGCGCCTCGTTCGGCTGGTAGTAGGTCTCGATCTCGAAGTTCTGCACATCAGGGACGTTATACCCATTCTCCGGCGTCGCACCCTTCACATAGGAACGCCAGATGTACGCCTTCGAGGGCTCCAGCGAGCCGTGGAAGCTGTCCAGCCTCGGGTCCGGCTCCTTCATCATCGAGTTCATCTGCTTGAGGCCGGCCTCTTTGTCGCCGCTCAGGTAGACGAGTATGCCCTGGAGCCAGTGCTTGGCGACCCACACCGGCTCAGTGCTCTCGGGGATATCCTCGCCGTAGATCTCCGGCACCTTCGGCGGGCGAACGCCGACGCAGATCGAGCTGAACTCGCGCACCTTGTAGATGCCGGCGCGGTTGCGCTCGAAGAACATCGGGCGGGCGGAATCGGCTCCGCTGGAACGCAAGGTGAGCTTGACTACCTGGCCATCCTCGTAGTCGCCGAAGGGCTTGGTGTTGACGGTCCCCTCGAACACGAGTTCATACTTGCTCGGGTCCATCTTGTACAGGTTCTCGGGGGTGGTCCCCTTCGCGTAGCTGTAGAAGATGTAGGGCTTCTCCCGCATCGCGCTTACGAAGTAGGACATAGTCTTGGCCCAGTCCTTGTCCTTGAGAATCTCAGTGATGAGCTTCTCGCCCAGGGCCTTGTTGCCTCCGAGGTACACGTATACGGCGTCGAAGAACAGCTTTGCCGAGGCTTTCGGGTCGGCACCCTTTGCAGCGATCTGCGCCTGGAACTGCTCGAGACTTGTGGGCAGGTCGGCACAAGCGACGGAACAAGCGACCACACCCAGCAGGACGACGAGGACAGCTCTTCTCATGGCTTGACCTCCGGACCGGTCTCGGTGGTGCGCTGTTGCTGCGGAGACACTTCTGCGCGGGCACCACGACCTCCTGCCCGCGGCAGGAAAAGGCCCGCGCACAGGATTCCTCGGCATCTCCAGGGAAATCTGGAGAACCAGGTCGCTCCGGGCGGCCGGTGTAGTCTCGGAGCGCAAAGCAGCACTCAGAGGGTGTGTAGAGGCTGGCTGAAGGTCGGGCTCGGAAGGGATGCAGTATGAAGCTTGTGACGGCGGAAGAGATGCGGCGTATCGATGCCGCAGCGATTGAGAAGTACGCCATTCCCGGGATTGTGCTGATGGAGAACGCGGGGCGCCAAGTCACTGAGGCGGTCCGGGAGATGCTGCTTGAGGACCCCGCAGCGCATGTGCTGATCGTCTGCGGCAAGGGCAACAATGGGGGAGACGGGCTGGTCGTCGCTCGCCACCTTGTGAACCAGGGCGTCCACGTGCAGGTCGCACTGCTGGCCGATGCCAGGGACCTTACCGGCGACGCAGCAACGAACCTGCGCATGGCCCAGAACCTCGGTGTGCGGATCACGGAGGATGCCGACGAGGCGGCCGTGCGGATGATGACGGAGCGTGCCGACCTCATCGTCGACGCGGTCCTCGGCACCGGTACCACAGGAGAGGTGCACGGTGTGTCCGCTGGCGCGATCGACGCGATCAACCTCAGCCACGCCCGGGTCGTCTCCGTCGATATCCCCTCGGGAGTGAGGGCCGATACCGGAGCCGTTGCCGGTCGGGCTGTGCGCGCCGAGGCGACCGTGACCTTCGGGCTGCCCAAGCTGGGACTGGTGCAGTACCCCGGTCGGGAGTTGTGCGGCGAGTTGCGCGTGGCCGACATCAGCCTGCCTCATCCGCTGCTGGTCAGCGACTCCCTCAAGGCGGAGTTGGTGGATGCTGACCTGGCTGAGGCGCTTCTACCTGCGCGCTTCCCGGCGATGCACAAGGGCGATGCCGGTCGAGCGCTCGTTGTTGCCGGATCAGTGGGGATGACGGGGGCGGCAGCGCTGTGTGCCACGGCAGCCACACGAGCCGGAGCCGGTCTGGTCACCCTCGCCTGCCCGGCGAGTCTCAACGATATCCTGGAGGTCAAGTGTACCGAGGCGATGACGATCCCCATGCCCGAGACGCCGCAGCGAAGCCTCGACGCCTCGGCGCGCAAGGAGGTACTGGAGCGTGCCTCCCGCTCGGATGCCGTCGCCCTTGGCCCGGGACTGTCGCAGGACCCAGGCACGGCGGAGCTCGTGCGGACCACGGTGAAGCCGATTCCGGTACCGCTGGTGCTCGACGCCGACGGTCTCAACTGCCTGGGTGGTGACCCTGGGTTGCTCCTCGACAGGCAGGCGGGAACGGTCCTCACTCCGCACCCCGGAGAGCTGGCCCGACTACTGGGCACCACACCGGAGGGTATCGAGGAGGACCGCGTCGCCGCTGCCCGGCGGGCAGCACGTATCGCGCGATCCGTGGTGGTGCTGAAGGGTGCGGCCACGGTCATCGCCGAGCCTGAAGGCTATGTGTGGGTCAACACCACGGGGAACTGCGGCATGGCCAGCGGCGGAATGGGCGACGTGCTTACCGGGATCATCCTCGCCTTCCTGGCCGGTGGTGCTGAGCCGGTTGCGGCCGCAGTGGCGGGCGTCTACTACCACGGTCTCGCTGCCGACCTTGCTGCGGAGACAGGTGGACGGGGTCTGCTTGCCTCGGACGTCGTCGAGAGGCTCCGCGAGGTCTTCCCGGACTGACCGCTGAGTCCGAAGCTCGTAACACGCACGCAGGCGACGTGTGAGAACAGGAGAGCCAGACGATGACCAAGCGGGACCGCGAGATTCTCAGAGACCTGGCAGAGCAGGTGGCCGAAGTCGCCGCCCAGCCGCGAAGCGCCGAAGGCAAAGAGCGCTGGTATGCGCAGAACTGCCTCCAGCCCGGTCGGCCGCTCGTGTATGCCTCACCGGAGGGCTCCTGGGTCGAGTTGCTCCCGGAGGAAGTCTATCGCTGTGAGGACGACCAGGCCCGCTCAATCGAGGGGGACCTGCGAAGGCGCCTCTACGCCGCGGAGCACTTCGACGACGATCAGGTCTGCGATGCCATCTTCCGGGTTCCGCGAGCACTTCAGGTCACCGGCTGGGGCGTCGAGCCCGTCTACACTCGGCCTGAGGCCGCTCGTGGTGCCTACGTCTGGGACCCGCCCATCAAGACTCACGCCGACCTGGACCGCCTCCAGACCCCCCAGGTGACGCATGATCCTGAGGCGACTGCGCAGCGGGTGGAGTTCTACGAGGACCTGTTCGGGGGCCTGCTGCAGGTCGAGCTCTCGGGCAACCGCTTCGGGAGTTGCGGACTCATCGACGAGTGGACGCGCCTGCGGGGAATCGAGCAGACCTTCTGGGACATGACGGATGATCCGCAGATGGTGCATGAGGGCATGTCTCGCCTGCGGGACGGGAAGCTGGCGCTGATGGAGTCGCTGGAGAGCCAGGGGCTGCTGACCCTCAACAACGGCAACCACTACACGGGATCGGGCGCCTGGGGCTTCTGCCGGGAGCTTCCGCAGCCGGACTTCGAGGGCACCGTGCGGCTGAAGGACCTGTGGGGCTTCGCCGAGGCACAGACCATGTCCGAGGTCTCGCCGGCGATGCACGAGGAGTTTGTGCTGGAGTACGAGTTGCCGCTGCTGGAGCGCCTGGGACTGAACTGCTATGGGTGCTGCGAGCCACTCCACCGCCATCTCGACACCCTCAAGCGTCGGGTGCCGAATCTGCGTCGGGTGTCGATCAGTCCCTGGGCGGACCGCAAGAGAAGCGCGGAGAAGCTGGGCTCGGAGATCATCTACAACTGGAAGCCGAATCCGGCGGCGCTGGCGGCCGTCGAGTTTGACGCGGACTGGGTGCGCCAGGATATCCGGCAGACGGTGGACATCGCTCGCGCCAACGGCTGCGTGCTGGAGATGGTCATGAAGGACACGCACACCTGCAACCAGCAGCCCTGGCGCTTCGACGAGTGGACCCGCATCGCCATGGAGGAAGCCGAGCGCTGGTGAGAGGCCCCTTGTGGGCAGCTACTTATCGCCGCGACTGATCCTCAGGATTGCCCACTCGCCCAGTTCCGGCACAGGAATCCTGGTCGCATCTCCCACGCCGGCCACGTCTAGTCGAACCGGTTCCTTGTTGGGGGCAAGAAGCGTCGCTGCGGTGACCGGTCGCGGGCCGGTCAGCCAGCGGCTGAGGGTCACTGTGAGGTTGGTCTGCGGCGTGCAACTATCCGTCTCGGCCACGTAGTTGCGGTTCACCAGGTGGCACACCATCGGCGCACTGTCATCCCCGGCCGGGGCTCGCGGGACAACGGTCACGTTGCTTGCTCCCTCGACGGTGATGGGCGAAGGCGCGAGAGCCTGCAGCCGCGCCTCGTCCGGCCAGGTCACGATTCGGTCTGCAGCGGAGTCGAGCACTGCCTGCTGCTGCGCATCAAGCTCCATCGGCGGGGTGACGATGATTGCCCGCAGGCCGACGAGGTCCTCCGGCTTCAGGCGTACGTCCAGCCAGTCGTCACCGGCGATGAGCACCCGGAAGGGGATGTTCCGCTGGGCCAACTCGAGGCAGACGTTCCGAGCCGCCGTCTTCCCCTTGCGGAAGGCGGCGTTGCTGTATACCACGCCGACCGGGGCCACCGCCTCGAAACCGTCAAAGAGCGCTGCGTGCGACCGCACGAACTGGTACATCCACGCGTAGTCCGAGGGCTGGCTCTGGTACCAGTGGGTTCCCTTCTGCGCCGTGTAGGCCCACTGGCGATGCGGGCACATGAGCTGGTGGCCGAAGGCGTAGGACTGGGCAATCCAGGTGCGGACCAGCCCCGGCAGCTTCCTCTCATCAATCAGTGCCCAGTCCTGTCCGGCGCCGGTACACACCTGCGGACGCTGTAACGCGTCGCCGAGCTTGTAGGTGAAGATCGGCGAGTAGGAGACCTTCAGGGTCCCTGCGTCGTGGCCGACTTCACCGCAGAAGTAGGAGAGCTGTGGGGCGATCACCAGGCTCCCCGGCCCGGAAGCAGAGGAGTTCACGCTGAGCATGAGCGGGTGACCGGCAAGGCCTTCGGCATACTTGCGGACCTCACCGACCCACTCCGCGGCAGCACGGTACTGGAAGGTCAGGAACTCCTCACCGAGGGGAAGGCCGCTGCGGACCTTCTTGCGGAAGTCGTCGTCTGTGATGCCTTGCCCTGTGAGCCAGGCCCCGTAGTCGAAGCCGTCGAGACTGCCGATCTTGAGCTGCGCGAGCCGTTCCGCCGAGAGGTGCGACTTCAGGTATTCGCGGAAGGCGGCCATGCAGTGCGGGCAGAAGCAGCCGCCCTGAGACTCGGTGCCGGCAGTCCCGTTGTAGTCGTCGATGTGCAGCCCCTCGACCTGCGTGGCCATGGCGTTCTTGCACTGGTACAGCAGGTACTTGCGGTACCCCGGAGCGTTGGTGCAGAACCAGTAGGCGGGATGGCCCTTGTGGTTGAGGTCCCAGAGCCAGGGGACGGTGATCGGCTCACCCTTGAGGTTGCGGCAGACCGATTCCAGGAAGTTGGGATCGAAGTCGATCATGCGGGCAAAGGCCGTGCGGAAGGCCAGCCCGGCGCAGTAGCGTATCCCCAGGTCATGGGCGTCCTTGACGC
This is a stretch of genomic DNA from Armatimonadia bacterium. It encodes these proteins:
- a CDS encoding glycoside hydrolase family 16 protein; its protein translation is MYRAADRTLLVVCVGLAMLGGAGSCVGAADLPLLDLSSDQALTRLTPGQPDQVSVARAVGAPGLVVTCRLGANAYPGVVITPEAAVWDLAAFGHVEARVVNTGTITSGVSLRVDNEGDWAASPWSSETLYLKPGEAGTLHVRFGYAWGKPGFALNTAKINQMLLYVSKADKEQSFRLESLVAGGEPGEKPPVDPNQVRTRPVDGVILGKGSAVDASTQLVSQGGAQATLTTAEGVQSLCITFPVGAKNAAALLKPSLGRWNLRDWLQVVVQVHNEGTEPLTVRARLENSGRPSDWVTAPTALAPGVEQELVLPFAGSMAVWADGSKSPTGGSRFDSDAARGITIAATGEGEGALRVSSIRAVVPPTPELPEWLGKRPPVPGEWTQTLAEDFDRAALDETHWSIYYPNYWDKRAHFSKDNVLLGDGLLRLRFEKKRGHAEDNAAKPETDWQTGFLTSVGKWRQRYGYFECRLKLPTAPGLWPAFWMMPDRGDEAGNQRESTSSGGMEFDVLEYLTRYGPYRYNIAWHWDGYGKDHKSIGTERIYVQPDREGFITAGLLWEPGRLTFYANGTALAQWIDARVASVPEYILFTAVSGGWGGNDLTGEGLPDDFVLDYVRAWQRSDWAAETPK
- a CDS encoding DUF1559 domain-containing protein, which gives rise to MKRGFTLIELLVVIAIIAILAAILFPVFARAREKARMSSCQSNLKQIALGITMYVQDADGRGPLGWSSAGPDVGGSIRWRDTVQPYIKNKQVYVCPSNSTDGVYSYGFFNAFSGQPIDARTESPAGTVLLADGTAVGANDPITPTFDQWTRSGHCDWELSYVRNFTDNGLKAGGATSYGYFRRINPWVHGGSVNLAFADGHVKTMACSAVWGSPYNYGDAQNMWDNK
- a CDS encoding DUF1559 domain-containing protein; translation: MKRGFTLIELLVVIAIIAILAAILFPVFARAREKARMSSCQSNLKQITLGILMYAQDYDSKGPGGWSSAGPDVGGSIRWRQTVAPYIKNTQIFVCPSNQTDGTNSYGFFNAFSWQAIDARTESIAGTVLLADATAVGYNDPITPDFQNWTRAGHCDWELSYVRNFTDNGLKAGGSATSYGYFRRINPWVHGGSVNLGFCDGHVKTMACSAVWGSPYNYGDAPNMWDNK
- a CDS encoding DUF1559 domain-containing protein gives rise to the protein MRRGFTLIELLVVIAIIAILAAILFPVFARAREKARMASCQSNLKQLALGILMYAQDYDSRGPYGYYAIPGGSIRWRNTIDPYLKNTQIFVCPSNQTDGTSSYGFFNAFSGQAIDSRTESVAGTALLADCTMVGDNDPITPNFDQWTRAGTCDWELSYVRNFTDNGLKAAGANQWGYKRRINPWVHGGSLNLAFCDGHVKTIAASRVWGSPYQYGDADNIFDNK
- a CDS encoding NAD(P)H-hydrate dehydratase gives rise to the protein MKLVTAEEMRRIDAAAIEKYAIPGIVLMENAGRQVTEAVREMLLEDPAAHVLIVCGKGNNGGDGLVVARHLVNQGVHVQVALLADARDLTGDAATNLRMAQNLGVRITEDADEAAVRMMTERADLIVDAVLGTGTTGEVHGVSAGAIDAINLSHARVVSVDIPSGVRADTGAVAGRAVRAEATVTFGLPKLGLVQYPGRELCGELRVADISLPHPLLVSDSLKAELVDADLAEALLPARFPAMHKGDAGRALVVAGSVGMTGAAALCATAATRAGAGLVTLACPASLNDILEVKCTEAMTIPMPETPQRSLDASARKEVLERASRSDAVALGPGLSQDPGTAELVRTTVKPIPVPLVLDADGLNCLGGDPGLLLDRQAGTVLTPHPGELARLLGTTPEGIEEDRVAAARRAARIARSVVVLKGAATVIAEPEGYVWVNTTGNCGMASGGMGDVLTGIILAFLAGGAEPVAAAVAGVYYHGLAADLAAETGGRGLLASDVVERLREVFPD